The following proteins are co-located in the Frigidibacter mobilis genome:
- a CDS encoding endonuclease/exonuclease/phosphatase family protein, translated as MRTRLASYNIRKCLGADGRRLPGRTLDVINALSADVVALQEVDRRYAPRPFALPPDLIATETDFAPVDAAQSPESLGWHGQTVLLRRGLVASRVERLDLPALEPRGALAVEVAGGGAPYRVVCVHLGLMRRWRRLQLAAIRAALVGHDAMPTVILGDFNEWSVSGGMEPLTDAFHVHAPGRSFPASQPLGRLDRVALGMGLHLLDAGVLDTPLARVASDHLPIWADVRIEPKAAPAPGPAAAGL; from the coding sequence ATGCGCACCCGTCTTGCCAGCTACAATATCCGCAAATGCCTTGGCGCCGATGGCAGGCGACTGCCGGGCCGGACGCTTGATGTCATCAACGCGCTGTCGGCCGATGTGGTTGCACTGCAGGAGGTGGACCGCCGCTATGCGCCGCGGCCCTTCGCCCTGCCGCCGGACCTGATCGCCACCGAGACCGACTTTGCTCCCGTCGATGCCGCGCAATCGCCCGAAAGCCTGGGCTGGCACGGGCAGACGGTCCTGCTGCGCCGCGGGCTTGTCGCAAGCCGGGTGGAGCGGCTGGACCTGCCGGCACTGGAGCCGCGCGGGGCGCTGGCGGTGGAGGTGGCGGGGGGCGGCGCGCCCTATCGCGTCGTCTGCGTGCATCTGGGGCTGATGCGGCGCTGGCGGCGGCTGCAACTGGCGGCGATCCGCGCCGCGCTGGTGGGGCATGATGCGATGCCGACGGTCATTCTGGGCGATTTCAACGAATGGTCGGTCTCGGGCGGGATGGAGCCGCTGACCGATGCCTTCCACGTTCACGCCCCGGGTCGCAGCTTTCCCGCAAGCCAGCCCCTCGGCCGGCTGGACCGGGTGGCGCTGGGGATGGGGCTGCATCTGCTGGATGCGGGCGTGCTCGATACGCCGCTGGCGCGCGTCGCCTCGGACCATCTGCCGATCTGGGCGGATGTGCGGATCGAGCCTAAAGCGGCGCCGGCACCGGGGCCCGCCGCGGCCGGTTTATAA
- a CDS encoding protein adenylyltransferase SelO, whose product MTLTLPFDNSYARLPSRFHARQNPSPVKAPGMIAVNERLARDLGLDAEALAGAEGAAMVAGNLVPEGAEPLAQAYAGHQFGGWSPQLGDGRALLLGEIVSPDGQRVDLQLKGSGPTPFSRRGDGRAWLGPVLREYLVSEAMAALGVPTTRALAAATTGESVIRDGRALPGAVLLRVAASHIRVGTFQFFAARQDTEALQLLTDYVIARHFPQAGGALALLDAVVAAQAQLIAGWMALGFIHGVMNTDNMAVSGETIDYGPCAFLDDYHPSTVFSSIDSQGRYAYANQPQIAVWNLAQLASCLLPLIATGESEAAEAAAVEEATASIQRFAGIYQAAWIAKFGAKIGLAGATEADRPLIEDLLTRMAVERADFTRTFRGLAEGRARDEFTDPAAFDTWAPAWQARLAQEAPGAEARMAAVNPAIIPRNHRVEEAIVAATAGDFAPFHALNAALASPYDTAPDDPLRAAPWPEQRVQRTFCGT is encoded by the coding sequence ATGACCCTGACCCTACCCTTCGACAACAGCTATGCCCGGCTGCCCTCGCGTTTCCATGCCCGACAGAACCCCTCACCGGTGAAGGCGCCGGGGATGATTGCGGTGAACGAACGGCTGGCGCGCGATCTGGGGCTGGATGCCGAGGCGCTGGCGGGGGCCGAGGGCGCGGCAATGGTGGCCGGCAACCTGGTGCCGGAGGGGGCCGAGCCGCTGGCACAGGCCTATGCCGGGCACCAGTTCGGCGGCTGGTCGCCGCAGCTTGGCGACGGGCGGGCATTGCTGCTGGGAGAGATTGTGAGCCCGGACGGGCAGCGGGTGGACCTGCAGCTGAAGGGATCGGGCCCCACCCCCTTCTCGCGCCGCGGCGACGGCCGGGCCTGGCTGGGGCCGGTCCTGCGCGAATACCTGGTGTCGGAGGCTATGGCGGCGCTTGGGGTGCCGACCACGCGGGCGCTGGCGGCGGCCACCACCGGCGAGAGCGTGATCCGCGACGGGCGCGCCCTGCCCGGCGCGGTGCTGCTGCGGGTGGCGGCGAGCCATATCCGCGTCGGCACCTTCCAGTTCTTCGCCGCGCGGCAGGATACCGAGGCGCTGCAGCTGCTGACCGATTACGTCATCGCCCGGCATTTCCCGCAAGCGGGTGGCGCGCTGGCGCTGCTCGATGCCGTGGTGGCGGCGCAGGCGCAGCTGATCGCGGGCTGGATGGCGCTTGGCTTCATCCACGGGGTGATGAACACCGACAACATGGCGGTGTCGGGAGAGACCATCGACTATGGCCCCTGCGCCTTCCTGGATGACTACCACCCCTCGACGGTGTTCTCGTCCATCGACAGCCAGGGCCGCTATGCCTATGCGAACCAGCCGCAGATCGCGGTGTGGAACCTGGCGCAGCTGGCCAGTTGCCTGCTGCCGCTGATCGCCACCGGCGAGAGCGAAGCGGCGGAGGCTGCGGCAGTGGAGGAGGCGACGGCCTCGATCCAGCGCTTTGCCGGGATCTACCAGGCGGCGTGGATTGCGAAGTTCGGCGCGAAGATCGGCCTTGCCGGCGCCACCGAGGCCGACCGGCCGCTGATCGAGGACCTGCTGACCCGGATGGCGGTGGAGCGCGCCGATTTCACCCGCACCTTCCGCGGCCTTGCCGAGGGACGCGCGCGGGATGAATTCACCGATCCGGCCGCCTTCGACACATGGGCCCCGGCCTGGCAGGCACGGCTGGCGCAGGAGGCGCCGGGGGCAGAGGCGCGGATGGCAGCCGTGAACCCCGCGATCATCCCGCGCAATCACCGGGTGGAGGAGGCCATCGTCGCCGCCACCGCGGGCGACTTCGCGCCGTTCCACGCGCTGAACGCCGCGTTGGCCAGCCCCTATGACACCGCCCCCGACGATCCGCTGCGCGCCGCCCCCTGGCCCGAACAGCGGGTGCAGCGCACCTTCTGCGGCACCTGA
- a CDS encoding nucleoside hydrolase codes for MTKARKIIIDTDPGQDDAVAILLALASPELDVLGITCVAGNVPLPLTTRNARVICELAGRTDMKVFAGCERPLTRHLITAEHVHGKSGLDGTDLPDPAMPMAPGHAVDFLIDTLRAQTPGSVTLCALGPLTNLATAFQRAPDIASRVSEVVLMGGAYFEVGNITPAAEFNIHVDPEAAEIVFKSGVPLVVMPLDVTHKALTTRARVEAFRALGTPVGHAVAGWTDFFERFDMAKYGSEGAPLHDPCTVAYLLQPDLFSGRHINVEIETRGEFTAGMTVADWWRVTGRQPNAMFMGDLDAEGFFALLTERISRL; via the coding sequence ATGACCAAAGCGCGCAAGATCATCATCGACACCGATCCGGGGCAGGATGACGCCGTGGCGATCCTGCTGGCGCTGGCCAGCCCCGAGCTGGATGTGCTGGGGATCACCTGTGTCGCCGGCAACGTGCCGCTGCCGCTGACCACCCGCAACGCCAGGGTGATCTGCGAGCTGGCCGGGCGCACGGACATGAAGGTCTTTGCCGGCTGCGAGCGCCCGCTGACCCGCCACCTGATTACCGCCGAGCATGTGCATGGCAAGAGCGGGCTCGACGGCACCGACCTGCCCGATCCGGCGATGCCGATGGCGCCGGGCCATGCGGTGGATTTCCTGATCGACACGCTGCGCGCCCAGACCCCGGGCTCGGTGACGCTCTGCGCGCTCGGGCCCCTGACCAACCTCGCCACCGCCTTCCAGCGCGCCCCCGACATCGCCAGCCGCGTGTCGGAAGTGGTGCTGATGGGGGGCGCGTATTTCGAGGTGGGCAACATCACGCCCGCAGCGGAATTCAACATTCATGTCGACCCGGAAGCCGCTGAAATCGTATTCAAAAGCGGCGTTCCGCTGGTGGTGATGCCGCTCGACGTGACCCACAAGGCCCTGACCACCCGCGCAAGGGTGGAGGCGTTCCGCGCGCTTGGCACCCCGGTCGGCCATGCCGTCGCCGGCTGGACCGATTTCTTCGAGCGCTTCGACATGGCGAAATACGGCAGCGAGGGCGCGCCGCTGCATGACCCCTGCACCGTCGCCTACCTGCTGCAGCCGGACCTGTTTTCCGGCCGGCATATCAATGTGGAAATCGAGACCCGCGGCGAGTTCACCGCCGGCATGACCGTTGCCGACTGGTGGCGGGTCACGGGCCGCCAGCCCAATGCGATGTTCATGGGCGATCTGGATGCCGAAGGGTTCTTTGCACTGCTGACCGAGCGGATTTCGCGGCTGTAG
- a CDS encoding Fe(3+) ABC transporter substrate-binding protein, with protein sequence MSFRLVLLATAATALAAPVLADEVNVYSHRQPELVQPLFDAFTAETGIPVNVAFVDKGMVERLTAEGSRSPADLVMTVDIARLSEVVNAGVTQAVTSDALDAAIPAELRDPEGHWFGLTSRARIIYASKERVADGEVTTYEDLADPKWLGRLCTRPGTNDYNVALAAAYLAHHGEDETRTWLEGVKANLAKKPEGNDRSQVKSIWAGECDISLGNTYYMGQMLADPEQLPWAESVRIVFPTFEGGGTHLNISGVAMTKSAPNKDAALKLMEFLASDEAQAIYAETNNEFPVKPGVARSELVASWGEFTPDSLGLIEIAKLRPAALKLIEEVNFDG encoded by the coding sequence ATGTCGTTTCGTCTTGTACTTCTGGCCACCGCTGCCACCGCGCTTGCCGCGCCGGTGCTGGCCGATGAAGTGAATGTCTATTCGCATCGCCAGCCCGAACTGGTGCAACCGCTGTTTGATGCCTTCACCGCCGAAACCGGCATTCCGGTGAACGTGGCCTTTGTCGACAAGGGCATGGTCGAGCGCCTGACCGCCGAGGGGAGCCGCTCCCCCGCCGATCTGGTGATGACCGTCGATATCGCCCGCCTGTCCGAAGTGGTGAATGCCGGCGTGACGCAGGCGGTGACCTCGGACGCGCTCGACGCCGCGATCCCGGCCGAACTGCGCGATCCCGAAGGCCACTGGTTCGGCCTGACCAGCCGCGCCCGCATCATCTATGCCAGCAAGGAGCGCGTCGCCGATGGCGAGGTGACGACCTATGAAGACCTGGCCGACCCGAAATGGCTGGGCCGGCTCTGCACCCGCCCCGGCACCAACGATTACAACGTCGCGCTGGCCGCCGCCTATCTCGCGCATCACGGCGAGGACGAGACCCGCACCTGGCTGGAAGGCGTGAAGGCCAACCTGGCCAAGAAGCCCGAGGGCAATGACCGCAGCCAGGTCAAGTCGATCTGGGCCGGCGAATGCGACATCAGCCTTGGCAACACCTATTACATGGGCCAGATGCTCGCCGATCCCGAGCAACTGCCCTGGGCCGAGTCGGTGCGCATCGTGTTCCCGACCTTCGAAGGCGGCGGCACCCACCTGAACATCTCGGGCGTGGCGATGACCAAGTCGGCCCCGAACAAGGATGCGGCGCTGAAGCTGATGGAGTTCCTGGCCTCGGACGAGGCGCAGGCGATCTATGCCGAAACCAACAACGAATTCCCGGTCAAGCCGGGCGTCGCCCGGTCCGAGCTGGTGGCAAGCTGGGGCGAGTTCACCCCCGACAGCCTGGGCCTGATCGAGATCGCCAAGCTGCGCCCCGCCGCGCTGAAGCTGATCGAAGAGGTCAACTTCGACGGCTGA
- the mazG gene encoding nucleoside triphosphate pyrophosphohydrolase: MTLRTQNSDALVHDPEGGLPRLLEIMARLRDPDTGCPWDLVQSFASIAPYTIEEAYEVADAIERQAWGELQGELGDLLLQVVYHAQIGAEAGHFDFHSVTRGVADKMVARHPHVFGNESRDKSADQQTADWERIKAAERAAKAETGVLDGVAPGLPALLRALKLQKRAARVGFDWPSTTEVLDKIVEEARELVEAKDTLTQDEVAEEMGDLLFVMANLARHLQVDPEAALRAANAKFIRRFASIEAALAADGRRPEDSSLEEMDALWNAAKAAEKAAGT; encoded by the coding sequence ATGACACTCCGCACCCAAAATTCCGACGCCCTGGTTCACGATCCAGAGGGTGGCCTGCCGCGGCTGCTGGAGATCATGGCGCGGCTGCGCGACCCCGATACCGGCTGCCCCTGGGACCTGGTCCAGAGCTTCGCCAGCATCGCCCCCTACACCATCGAAGAGGCCTATGAGGTGGCCGACGCCATCGAGCGGCAGGCCTGGGGCGAGTTGCAGGGGGAATTGGGCGATCTGCTGCTGCAGGTGGTCTACCACGCCCAGATCGGCGCCGAGGCGGGGCATTTCGACTTTCACAGCGTCACCAGGGGCGTGGCCGACAAGATGGTCGCCCGCCATCCGCATGTGTTCGGCAACGAATCCCGCGACAAGTCCGCCGACCAGCAGACGGCGGATTGGGAGCGGATCAAGGCTGCCGAGCGCGCCGCGAAGGCCGAAACCGGCGTGCTCGACGGCGTCGCCCCCGGCCTTCCCGCCCTGCTGCGGGCGCTGAAGCTGCAAAAGCGCGCGGCACGGGTCGGCTTCGACTGGCCCTCGACCACCGAAGTGCTGGACAAGATCGTGGAGGAGGCGCGCGAACTGGTCGAGGCGAAGGACACCCTGACCCAAGACGAGGTGGCCGAGGAAATGGGCGACCTCTTGTTCGTGATGGCCAACCTTGCCCGCCATCTGCAGGTCGATCCCGAAGCCGCCCTGCGCGCCGCCAATGCCAAGTTCATCCGCCGTTTCGCCAGCATCGAGGCGGCGCTGGCCGCGGACGGGCGCCGCCCCGAGGACAGCTCGCTGGAGGAAATGGACGCGCTGTGGAACGCGGCCAAGGCGGCCGAGAAGGCCGCCGGAACCTGA
- a CDS encoding M20 aminoacylase family protein: MPVLNRIADYAPQMTAWRQHLHQHPELGFECHETAAFIVARLREIGVDEIHEGIGRTGVVAIVNGSGEGPTLGLRADMDALPIVEVTGKPYASTVPGRMHACGHDGHVTMLLGAAKYLAETRRFAGRVALIFQPAEEDGGGGAAMVEDGMMDRFDIREVYGIHNSPNTPFGHFHTAPGALMAAVDTAWVYLTGKGGHGATPHETVDPIPAAVGMIGALQTVVSRNVHALDELVISITQIHSGTASNIIPEEAWFCATIRSFTPEVRALAKKRFHEIVEGHAAAYGVAARVDYDWGYPPTVNHAAQAGFAAEVAREISGDGAVLADAPKEMGAEDFSYMLQARPGAYLFLGTGPGAGLHHAAFDFNDEAAPVGASFFARLVERALPLS, encoded by the coding sequence ATGCCCGTCCTGAACCGGATCGCCGATTATGCCCCCCAGATGACCGCCTGGCGGCAGCATCTGCATCAGCACCCTGAACTTGGGTTCGAGTGCCATGAGACCGCCGCCTTCATCGTGGCGCGCCTGCGCGAGATCGGCGTGGACGAGATCCATGAAGGGATCGGCCGCACCGGGGTGGTGGCAATCGTCAACGGCAGCGGCGAGGGGCCCACGCTGGGCCTGCGCGCCGACATGGACGCGCTGCCGATCGTGGAGGTGACGGGCAAGCCCTATGCCTCGACGGTGCCGGGGCGGATGCATGCCTGCGGGCATGACGGGCATGTCACCATGCTGCTGGGGGCGGCGAAATACCTGGCGGAGACGCGGCGCTTTGCCGGCCGCGTGGCGCTGATCTTCCAGCCGGCGGAAGAGGATGGCGGCGGCGGCGCGGCGATGGTGGAAGACGGGATGATGGACCGGTTCGACATCCGCGAGGTCTACGGCATCCACAACAGCCCCAATACGCCCTTCGGCCATTTCCACACCGCGCCGGGCGCGCTGATGGCGGCGGTGGATACGGCCTGGGTCTACCTCACCGGCAAGGGCGGCCACGGCGCGACGCCGCATGAGACGGTGGACCCGATCCCGGCGGCGGTGGGGATGATCGGCGCGCTGCAGACCGTGGTGTCGCGCAACGTCCATGCGCTCGATGAACTGGTGATCTCGATCACCCAGATCCATTCCGGCACCGCCAGCAACATCATCCCCGAGGAGGCCTGGTTCTGCGCCACCATCCGCAGCTTCACTCCCGAGGTGCGGGCGCTGGCGAAGAAGCGCTTCCACGAGATTGTCGAGGGGCACGCGGCGGCCTACGGGGTGGCGGCGCGGGTGGACTATGACTGGGGCTATCCGCCGACGGTGAACCATGCCGCGCAGGCGGGCTTTGCCGCCGAGGTGGCGCGCGAGATTTCGGGGGATGGCGCGGTGCTGGCCGATGCCCCCAAGGAAATGGGCGCCGAGGATTTCAGCTACATGCTGCAGGCGCGGCCGGGGGCGTACCTGTTCCTCGGCACCGGGCCGGGGGCGGGGCTGCACCACGCCGCCTTCGACTTCAACGACGAGGCCGCGCCGGTCGGGGCCAGCTTCTTCGCGCGGCTGGTGGAACGGGCGCTGCCGCTGAGCTAG
- a CDS encoding IS481 family transposase, with product MNNPHHGARLTVHSREQIVARIAAGQSAAEVAQAFAVSVRTVRKWLARFRAGGHAALTNRASAPVRVARRLSEARVALIAFLRRSLRLTGAAIADKLGLARSTVARWLRREGLGLLARIDPPEPVRRYQRERPGELIHLDIKKLGRFAQPGHRVTGTRVGCRNRGAGWDFVHVAVDDATRLAYVEVLENERKDTTTGFLLRALRWFRARGIQVERVMTDNGSAYRSRRFAKALRLLAIRHIFTRPYTPKTNGKAERFIQTLLREWAYGLAHPTSAARNADLTRWIDWFNRSRPHSALNGLSPLTRVNNLMRLHS from the coding sequence ATGAACAACCCGCATCATGGTGCCCGTCTCACGGTTCACAGTCGAGAGCAGATCGTTGCCCGGATTGCCGCCGGCCAGAGCGCCGCGGAGGTGGCGCAGGCCTTCGCGGTGTCGGTGCGCACGGTCCGCAAATGGCTTGCCCGGTTCCGCGCGGGCGGACATGCGGCGCTGACCAATCGCGCCAGCGCGCCTGTCCGCGTGGCCCGGCGGTTGTCCGAGGCGAGGGTCGCGTTGATCGCGTTCCTGCGCCGGTCCCTGCGCCTGACCGGGGCCGCGATTGCCGACAAGCTCGGGCTGGCGCGTTCGACGGTCGCGCGCTGGCTGCGTCGGGAGGGGCTGGGCCTTCTGGCGCGCATTGACCCGCCCGAGCCGGTGCGCCGCTATCAGCGCGAGCGGCCGGGCGAGCTGATCCATCTCGATATCAAGAAGTTGGGTCGGTTCGCCCAACCCGGCCACCGGGTCACGGGGACACGGGTCGGATGCCGCAACCGTGGTGCCGGCTGGGACTTCGTGCATGTAGCCGTCGATGACGCGACCCGCCTGGCCTATGTCGAGGTGCTGGAGAACGAGCGCAAGGACACCACCACCGGCTTCCTCTTGCGCGCCCTGAGGTGGTTCCGGGCCCGAGGCATCCAGGTGGAGCGGGTGATGACAGACAATGGCAGTGCCTACCGCTCCCGCCGCTTCGCCAAGGCTCTGCGCCTGCTGGCCATCCGGCACATCTTCACCCGGCCTTACACCCCGAAAACCAATGGCAAGGCCGAGCGGTTCATCCAGACCCTTCTGCGCGAATGGGCCTACGGCCTCGCACATCCAACCTCAGCCGCCAGAAACGCAGACCTGACACGATGGATTGACTGGTTCAACCGATCACGACCACACTCCGCCCTCAACGGCCTATCGCCCCTAACGCGGGTGAACAACCTGATGAGACTTCACAGCTAG
- a CDS encoding NAD(P)/FAD-dependent oxidoreductase, producing the protein MAVRQFYEAAAYDPAWPASHWAGTTPLPGHPPLAGEARAGVAVIGAGYAGLNAALALAREHGADVAVLEAAQPGWGASGRNGGFCCLGGAKLDDAAIVARHGVQGARDWRGYQLRAIAHVAGLLEAEGIDARQGPPGEALLAHSPAAYAALQASAEAEAALHGTAPRLVAAGAMAEQGLAGPGFHGAALGAEGFALDPMRYVQGLARAAGAAGARIWGQSPVTRLEPVAGGWRLTTPGGSLIAARVLIAGNGYTPEDLQPWLAGRTLPVFSAILVTRPLTEAERAAQGFTSPLMSYDSRQLLHYFRHLPDGRFLFGMRGGLSARPRAEAETLARLRRHFEALFPAWRDAQTETSWSGLACLTGSLAPFVGPSPARPACSRPLAGMATALPPPRLAGPRRRGWSRGRRPPCPRF; encoded by the coding sequence ATGGCGGTGCGGCAGTTCTACGAGGCGGCGGCCTATGATCCGGCCTGGCCGGCGAGCCATTGGGCGGGAACGACGCCTTTGCCGGGGCACCCGCCGCTGGCGGGCGAGGCGCGGGCCGGGGTGGCGGTGATCGGCGCGGGCTATGCCGGGCTGAATGCGGCGCTGGCGCTGGCGCGGGAGCACGGTGCCGATGTGGCGGTGCTGGAGGCGGCGCAGCCGGGCTGGGGCGCCTCGGGGCGCAATGGCGGGTTCTGCTGCCTGGGCGGTGCCAAGCTGGACGATGCGGCAATCGTGGCCCGGCACGGGGTGCAGGGCGCGCGCGACTGGCGAGGCTACCAGCTGCGGGCGATTGCCCATGTCGCGGGGCTGCTGGAGGCAGAGGGGATCGACGCGCGGCAGGGGCCGCCGGGCGAGGCGCTGCTGGCCCATTCCCCCGCCGCCTATGCCGCGCTGCAGGCGTCGGCAGAGGCCGAGGCGGCGCTGCATGGCACGGCGCCGCGGCTGGTCGCGGCGGGCGCGATGGCCGAGCAGGGGCTGGCCGGGCCGGGTTTTCATGGCGCGGCACTCGGGGCCGAGGGGTTTGCGCTGGACCCGATGCGCTATGTGCAGGGGCTGGCGCGGGCTGCGGGCGCTGCGGGGGCGCGGATCTGGGGGCAGAGCCCGGTGACGCGGCTGGAGCCGGTGGCCGGCGGCTGGCGGCTGACCACGCCGGGCGGCAGCCTGATCGCGGCCCGCGTACTGATCGCCGGCAATGGTTACACGCCCGAGGATCTGCAGCCCTGGCTGGCGGGCCGCACCCTGCCGGTGTTCTCGGCCATCCTCGTCACCCGGCCGCTGACGGAGGCAGAGCGGGCGGCGCAGGGCTTCACCTCGCCGCTGATGTCCTACGATTCGCGGCAGCTGCTGCATTACTTCCGCCACCTTCCCGATGGCCGCTTCCTGTTTGGGATGCGCGGCGGGCTCTCGGCCCGGCCACGCGCGGAGGCCGAGACGCTGGCGCGCCTCAGGCGGCATTTCGAGGCGCTGTTTCCGGCGTGGCGCGATGCACAAACCGAAACGTCATGGTCGGGATTGGCCTGCCTGACCGGCAGCCTCGCCCCTTTCGTCGGCCCGTCCCCGGCGCGCCCGGCCTGTTCGCGGCCTTTGGCTGGCATGGCAACGGCGTTGCCGCCGCCTCGCTTGGCGGGGCCGAGGCGGCGCGGCTGGTCGCGGGGGCGCCGGCCACCCTGCCCGCGCTTCTGA
- the speB gene encoding agmatinase codes for MALEDAKTQVDLAFTRQQTRGLAFENAFGGATSFLRRRYTKDLAGADLAITGVPFDQAVTHRPGTRFGPRAIREASTLQAFDPPYGWGFDPLTECSIVDYGDLAFDYARVAEFPEALTAHIRGILAAGPGTITLGGDHYITFPILKAYAEKFGPISLLQFDAHSDTWADDDMARIDHGTMFYKAVKLGLIDPARSVQVGIRTDNPDTLGVHIIDAREVHERGPAAAAAKIRTILGDHPTYLTFDIDALDPAFAPGTGTPVWGGLHSWQVAAMLRDLAGINLVGGDVVEVSPPYDTTGATAIAGAHVAHELLALYCWRKAGR; via the coding sequence ATGGCCCTTGAAGACGCCAAGACCCAGGTCGATCTGGCCTTCACACGGCAGCAGACCCGTGGGCTCGCCTTCGAGAATGCCTTTGGCGGCGCCACCAGCTTCCTGCGGCGGCGCTATACCAAGGATCTGGCGGGCGCCGATCTGGCCATTACCGGCGTGCCCTTCGATCAGGCGGTCACGCATCGGCCCGGCACCCGCTTCGGCCCGCGTGCGATCCGCGAGGCGAGCACGCTCCAGGCCTTCGATCCGCCCTATGGCTGGGGCTTCGATCCGCTGACCGAGTGCAGCATCGTCGATTACGGCGACCTGGCCTTCGATTATGCCAGGGTCGCCGAATTCCCCGAGGCGCTGACCGCGCATATCCGCGGGATTCTGGCGGCGGGGCCGGGGACGATCACCCTTGGCGGCGACCACTACATCACCTTCCCGATCCTCAAGGCCTATGCCGAGAAGTTCGGGCCGATCTCCCTGCTGCAATTCGACGCCCATTCCGATACCTGGGCCGATGACGACATGGCCCGCATCGACCACGGCACCATGTTCTACAAGGCGGTGAAGCTGGGGCTGATCGACCCGGCGCGCTCTGTCCAGGTCGGCATCCGCACCGACAATCCCGATACGCTGGGGGTTCACATCATCGACGCGCGGGAAGTGCATGAGCGGGGGCCGGCAGCGGCGGCGGCGAAGATCCGCACCATCCTCGGCGATCATCCGACCTACCTGACCTTCGATATAGACGCGCTCGACCCCGCCTTCGCGCCCGGCACCGGCACGCCGGTCTGGGGCGGGCTGCACAGCTGGCAGGTCGCGGCGATGCTGCGGGATCTGGCGGGGATCAACCTTGTCGGTGGCGATGTGGTCGAGGTCTCGCCGCCCTATGACACCACCGGCGCCACCGCGATTGCCGGGGCGCATGTCGCGCATGAGTTGCTGGCCCTCTATTGCTGGCGCAAGGCCGGGCGATGA
- a CDS encoding DUF1499 domain-containing protein: MRFTVALLIVLALGGLVWVRLAPSDPARWHVNPLTTRDPGTPNFARIAPGQIVTPEDPATLAARIDAALLAMPRVTRLAGDPRGGFVTYVARSAVLGFPDYVTVRTLAVDRGATFAVLSRARFGRSDFGVNAARLAALRAALE, encoded by the coding sequence ATGAGGTTCACCGTCGCCCTGCTGATCGTGCTGGCGCTCGGCGGGCTGGTCTGGGTGCGGCTGGCGCCGTCCGATCCGGCGCGCTGGCATGTGAACCCGCTGACCACGCGCGACCCCGGCACGCCGAACTTCGCGCGGATTGCCCCCGGCCAGATCGTCACCCCCGAAGACCCCGCCACACTGGCGGCGCGGATCGACGCGGCGCTGCTGGCGATGCCGCGGGTAACGCGGCTGGCGGGGGATCCCAGGGGCGGGTTCGTCACCTATGTCGCGCGTTCGGCGGTGCTTGGCTTTCCCGATTACGTGACGGTGCGCACGCTGGCCGTCGACCGCGGCGCCACCTTCGCGGTGCTGTCGCGGGCGCGGTTCGGCCGCTCGGATTTCGGGGTCAACGCGGCGCGGCTGGCCGCCTTGCGCGCCGCGCTGGAGTAG